The DNA region CGCGTCCTCCAGCGGATGGGCCAGCATCAACGGACGGAAGCCGGCGCGGTCGTCGGGTGCCGGCCGTTCGGCCCGGCCTTCCAGCCACGCGAACAGATCCTGGTAGGGCGGCTCCAGCGCGTGCCAGATCTCCTCCACCTCGTCCACGGTCCGGCCGCCGTATTCGGCCAGCGCCGTCTTGGCAAGGCGGGCCGACACGCCCACCCGCATGGCGCCCGTGATCAGCTTCAGCAGCGCATGGCGCCCTTCGGGCTCCAACGCATCCAGCCATCCCTCCACCAGCGCCGGAACGCGGGTGCGGGGGGCGGCACGCAACGCGTCCACCACATCGCTCAGGCTCGGTGCCCGGTTCGGTCCCGGCCGCGGCGGCCAGATCAGCGAGACGGTTTCCGCCAAGTCGCCGACGAAATCGTAGGACCAGGCGAACAGGGCGGGGTCCACCCGCGACAGCACCAGCGTGCGCACCGTACCGGGCTTGGCATGCGCAAAGCGCAGACTCTCCGTCAGCGCCGCCAGCGCCCATCCGCGCTCCGGGTCGGGGGTGTGCCGGAAATAGTCCGCGAGCAGGCGCAGCTTGCCGTTCCGCGAGGGGGTGAACACCAGCCCGTCGAGCAGCCGTGCAAAGCGGTTCACGCTTGCTCCCCTCCGTCGGGTGGTGGATCGGCGGAGGGCGGACCGTCATCGTCGGCGGCTTCCCCCTGGCCTTCTTCGTCGAAGCCGACCAGGGCCAGCGCCCGGGCCCGGATGCCCATGGCCGTGGCCGCGTGGCACAGGGCCTCCTCACGGCCGTGGGTCACCCACAGCTCGGCGCAGCCCACCTCCCGCACGGTGTCCAGAAGCTCGTCCCAATCGGCGTGGTCCGAGACCACCAGCGGCAGCTCCACACCGCGTTGGCGGACCCGCTGGCGCACCCGCATCCAGCCCGAGGCCAGGCCCACCACCGGGTCCGGGAAGCGGCGGGCCCAGCGGTCGGCCACCGCCGAGGGCGGGCACAGGACGATCTCGCCCCGGAACGCCTCCTTCCGGCCCGCCGCCACCGGCAGCAACGGCCCCAGCTCCACACCCAGCCGTTCGTACAGGTCGCAAAGGCCTTGCAGCGCCCCGTGCAGATGGATCGGCCGGTCCCCCCATCCGGCCGCCCGGATCAGCCGGATCAGGCGCTGGCATTTGCCGAGCGCGTAGGCGCCGACGATGTGCGCCCGATCGGGGGACAGTGCCACGCTGTCCAGCAGCTTGCGCACCTCGCCCAGGTCCGGCGGGTGGCGGAACACGGGCAGCCCGAACGTGGCCTCGGTCACGAACAGGTCGCAGCGGACCGGCTCGAACGGGGAACAGGTGGGGTCGGGCCGCCGCTTGTAATCCCCCGAGACCACCACCCGGCTGCCCTTGTGGTCCAGCACCACCTGCGCGCTGCCCAGCACGTGGCCGGCCGGGACCAGACGCACCTCCACGTCCCCGATGCGCAGGGGCTCGCTGTAGGGCAAGGGGTGCAGGGTTCCGCCGGCGGCCTCGCCATAGCGCGCCCGCATGATCGCCAGCGTTTCGGGCGTCGCCAGTACGGCCTTGTTGTTCGGGCGCGCGTGGTCGGCATGCCCGTGGGTGACCACCGCCCGGGCCACCGGCCGGATCGGGTCGATGTGGAACTCCGGGCCGCCGCCGGGCGGCCGGACGAGCAGGCCTCCCCCGTCCGAAGGGTGCGCAGGCGCGATCCACGTCCGCGGTGGTGGGGGTGGTGCGAAGGCCATGGAATGGAATATGGCGTCCGCGCGCAGACCTGTCCAAACGGTGCCGGATGCGGGCGGCCTCCGCCTGCGCTATGGTCGGTCCATTCCACGAAGCGGTGGGGCTTGGAGCCTATGTCGGAGCGGCTGCACGAATACCTGTCGGTCTCATCCGAGGTGGCGCGGGCGCTTGGTCTGGGCCAAGCCGTGGTCGCATTGGAGTCCACGGTCATCTCGCACGGTCTTCCGCATCCCGTGAACCTGGAACTCGCGCGCCGGGTCGAGGCGGTGGTCCGTGCGGGCGGGGCGGTTCCGGCAACGGTGGCCGTGCTGGACGGCCGCATCCGCGTCGGCCTGGACGACGAGGACCTGCAACGCCTGGCGACCGAGCCCGGAGTCCGCAAGCTCAGCCGCCGGGATCTGCCCATTGCGCTGGCGGAGGGGCAGGCCGGGGCGACCACGGTGGCCGCCACCATGATCGCCGCCGATCTGGCCGGCATCGCCGTGTTCGCCACCGGTGGCATCGGGGGCGTCCACCGTGGGGCCGAAGCGAGCTTCGACATCTCCGCCGATCTCGAGGAGCTGGCCCGCACCTCCGTGTGCGTGGTCAGTGCCGGGGCGAAGTCCATCCTGGACCTTCCGAAGACGCTGGAGGTGCTGGAGACCCGCGGCGTTCCGGTGCTTGGTTGGCGGACCGACCGGTTCCCGGCCTTCCACGCAGTCGATAGCGGGCTTCCCGTCGACCAACGGGTGGAGGGGGCGGATCAGGTCGCCCGCATCCTGCGCGCCAAATGGCATTTGGGTCTGGACGGCGGTGTGCTGGTGGCGAACCCGGTTCCGGCGTCCGCCGCCCTGGACGGCGCAGTGGTGGAGCAGGCCGTTGCCCAGGCGATGGCCGAGGCCGCGGCCCAGGGCGTGACCGGCAAGGCGCTCACGCCGTTCCTGTTGTCGCGGCTGGACGCGCTGACCAGTGGCCGGAGCGTCGCCGCCAATGTGGCGCTGCTCGAAGCCAATGCGGCCATCGGGGCTGAAATCGCCGTCGCCTATGCC from Azospirillaceae bacterium includes:
- a CDS encoding ligase-associated DNA damage response exonuclease, with protein sequence MAFAPPPPPRTWIAPAHPSDGGGLLVRPPGGGPEFHIDPIRPVARAVVTHGHADHARPNNKAVLATPETLAIMRARYGEAAGGTLHPLPYSEPLRIGDVEVRLVPAGHVLGSAQVVLDHKGSRVVVSGDYKRRPDPTCSPFEPVRCDLFVTEATFGLPVFRHPPDLGEVRKLLDSVALSPDRAHIVGAYALGKCQRLIRLIRAAGWGDRPIHLHGALQGLCDLYERLGVELGPLLPVAAGRKEAFRGEIVLCPPSAVADRWARRFPDPVVGLASGWMRVRQRVRQRGVELPLVVSDHADWDELLDTVREVGCAELWVTHGREEALCHAATAMGIRARALALVGFDEEGQGEAADDDGPPSADPPPDGGEQA
- a CDS encoding pseudouridine-5'-phosphate glycosidase; this translates as MSERLHEYLSVSSEVARALGLGQAVVALESTVISHGLPHPVNLELARRVEAVVRAGGAVPATVAVLDGRIRVGLDDEDLQRLATEPGVRKLSRRDLPIALAEGQAGATTVAATMIAADLAGIAVFATGGIGGVHRGAEASFDISADLEELARTSVCVVSAGAKSILDLPKTLEVLETRGVPVLGWRTDRFPAFHAVDSGLPVDQRVEGADQVARILRAKWHLGLDGGVLVANPVPASAALDGAVVEQAVAQAMAEAAAQGVTGKALTPFLLSRLDALTSGRSVAANVALLEANAAIGAEIAVAYARLDAERSLPRTTPNAKRGDRGRIA